One segment of Arcanobacterium phocae DNA contains the following:
- a CDS encoding DLW-39 family protein translates to MKKFVLVTLAVVGGYALFLKASETMQTQAMWQSVTDPVE, encoded by the coding sequence ATGAAGAAATTCGTTCTCGTCACTCTCGCAGTAGTTGGGGGATATGCATTGTTCCTCAAAGCATCGGAAACGATGCAAACGCAGGCGATGTGGCAATCGGTCACAGATCCTGTAGAATAG
- a CDS encoding family 20 glycosylhydrolase has protein sequence MSTHKKLIGGAIATVLAFSSLSCVSSALATPLEEAGIKAVIPAVRHFSADDGQPWKLSKETKIVAPSDLKDDANKLALDLAIKGKIKPTVEIDGEADADDIVLRVDPELKDVPRDDGYQIVSTKDRLTVTGKSADGAFWGEQTVVQSVASSGGVQAGTVRDWADVSERSFHQDMARKFYSKNYLLNLIHQLSYRKINTLQLHFSENEGFRLESKKHPEIMSSDGYISQSELAEILAEAKKYHIEVIPALDMPGHMKQVLSQHADLRLEPRYIGSNNEEHLRGLDFSKPEAEKFVKELIDEFAPLFPDTNKWHLGADEYVNFTQAGQKYPAAVERIKAKLGQDKEFVDGFVSFINDMATYVKDKYHKTDVRVWNDAFYRSDVAQKVELNKDLTIDYWTNWDRPMTSVQDFVDRGFKLVNFNDAYMYFVLGEAAGYKYPTVERVYLGQRNDSVDGGFHAGRFPGLAQGRGPQAFPQEKPVLGKDTTYPTWLRGASFAIWSDIARALTEEQVADKSKGPYTAFADRVWYSGDKRTIKEFTNAMAAVGDAPEIPANIDQIVVGTQSDLVSPQSGTAVKPGMAVTVTGQIKNTSNQTFPIDAKVTSTFLETAAGDVPVKVLDNDGKPVMSEGKNVALASEGATAEASSVEVAKFDASKAIDGDASNADSRWSSVGKKDGESITVTFKEATDLVKLRLAWEGAYATKYTVSYAHPDGSTTVDKFAFTRESNKNAVWAEHSIDQKRVTAITITGNERSLPDYGISLFEIEAYSAGGPLKVAPAKLNNTGKLTWNGSLEPSQSISFAWDATIAKDADKKASVELTSTAEYVLKPAQPSVATLDFIVDRKPQVPDTHDEKPVPPVDPQPEPAPQPEPAPQPEPAPQPEPPARPHVDWLPLVPGINLDPVYSDSGMIEKALADESVKLDGQYTVERGENVKVTFAGLEKNAQARVYLYSEPTKIGDVTASDSGSAEFDVKTTDAPLGTHYVVATSNVAGMHQPSSIVRITVVESRTDGHGQLPNQNQVTSQHTQVLAKTGSSLTFVGVISVTLLGFGMAMILLRRRYES, from the coding sequence ATGTCTACCCATAAAAAACTAATTGGAGGCGCAATAGCAACAGTTCTTGCGTTCTCTTCGTTAAGTTGTGTTTCGAGTGCGCTTGCAACACCATTAGAAGAAGCAGGAATTAAAGCCGTTATTCCTGCTGTGCGTCATTTTAGTGCCGACGACGGACAACCATGGAAACTGTCGAAGGAAACGAAAATTGTAGCTCCTTCTGACCTTAAAGATGATGCGAATAAACTTGCTCTGGATCTGGCTATCAAGGGCAAAATAAAGCCAACAGTAGAAATCGATGGTGAAGCTGACGCTGACGATATTGTGCTCCGCGTCGATCCGGAACTAAAAGATGTTCCGCGTGATGATGGGTACCAAATAGTTTCGACTAAAGACCGGCTTACAGTAACCGGAAAATCCGCGGATGGGGCCTTCTGGGGTGAACAGACTGTTGTTCAGTCGGTTGCCAGCTCAGGTGGTGTGCAAGCAGGAACGGTACGCGATTGGGCCGATGTTAGCGAACGATCGTTCCATCAAGATATGGCCCGGAAATTCTATTCTAAAAATTATCTTCTGAATCTGATTCATCAATTGAGCTACCGCAAGATTAATACGTTGCAACTCCACTTTTCAGAAAATGAAGGTTTCCGACTGGAATCGAAGAAACATCCAGAAATCATGTCGTCGGACGGATATATTTCTCAAAGCGAGCTGGCTGAGATACTAGCCGAAGCAAAGAAATATCATATTGAGGTAATACCTGCACTCGATATGCCAGGACATATGAAGCAAGTGTTATCTCAGCATGCGGATCTTCGCTTAGAGCCGAGATACATTGGCTCTAATAATGAAGAGCATCTTCGCGGCCTTGATTTTTCGAAACCTGAAGCAGAAAAATTTGTCAAAGAACTTATTGATGAGTTTGCTCCCCTTTTCCCTGATACAAATAAATGGCATCTAGGAGCAGATGAATACGTAAACTTCACTCAGGCAGGACAGAAATATCCAGCAGCGGTCGAGCGTATTAAAGCTAAGCTTGGTCAAGACAAAGAATTTGTTGACGGTTTTGTGTCATTCATTAACGACATGGCTACCTATGTGAAAGACAAGTATCACAAGACTGATGTCCGAGTGTGGAATGATGCTTTTTATCGTTCGGATGTAGCTCAAAAGGTTGAACTGAACAAAGATCTCACTATTGACTACTGGACGAATTGGGATAGGCCGATGACGTCAGTCCAGGATTTTGTTGATCGAGGATTTAAGCTAGTCAACTTTAATGATGCCTACATGTACTTCGTACTTGGTGAAGCAGCCGGCTATAAGTATCCAACGGTTGAGCGTGTCTATCTAGGACAGCGCAATGATTCTGTTGATGGCGGTTTCCATGCGGGCCGATTCCCAGGCTTAGCTCAAGGTCGTGGACCACAGGCATTTCCACAAGAAAAACCAGTGCTAGGTAAAGATACAACATATCCAACCTGGCTACGTGGTGCATCTTTTGCTATTTGGTCCGACATAGCTCGTGCATTGACTGAAGAACAAGTTGCTGATAAATCAAAAGGTCCATACACTGCGTTTGCAGACCGCGTTTGGTATTCCGGCGATAAGCGCACAATCAAAGAATTCACGAATGCAATGGCTGCAGTTGGAGATGCTCCAGAAATACCGGCAAACATTGACCAGATCGTCGTCGGAACCCAATCAGACCTAGTCTCTCCACAATCTGGAACAGCAGTGAAACCTGGGATGGCAGTCACTGTGACCGGACAAATAAAAAATACATCCAACCAAACATTCCCTATTGATGCGAAAGTAACGTCTACGTTCCTTGAAACAGCAGCTGGTGACGTACCAGTTAAAGTTCTTGATAATGACGGTAAACCTGTTATGTCAGAAGGGAAAAACGTTGCTCTTGCATCAGAAGGCGCTACAGCTGAGGCAAGTTCTGTAGAAGTTGCGAAGTTTGATGCCAGCAAAGCTATTGATGGAGATGCCTCGAACGCTGACTCGAGATGGTCATCAGTCGGCAAGAAAGACGGCGAATCCATCACTGTCACATTTAAAGAAGCAACAGATCTTGTCAAACTTCGGTTAGCCTGGGAAGGGGCCTATGCAACAAAGTACACGGTTTCCTATGCTCATCCAGATGGTTCCACCACAGTAGATAAGTTCGCGTTTACTCGCGAGAGTAATAAAAATGCGGTATGGGCAGAGCATAGTATTGACCAGAAACGCGTAACGGCAATCACGATAACAGGAAACGAACGTTCCCTTCCCGATTACGGAATTTCACTATTCGAGATTGAAGCTTACAGTGCAGGCGGTCCGCTGAAGGTTGCTCCAGCAAAGCTTAACAATACTGGAAAACTTACTTGGAATGGTAGCCTTGAACCAAGTCAATCCATATCTTTCGCCTGGGATGCCACAATAGCCAAAGATGCTGACAAGAAGGCCTCCGTAGAACTAACGAGCACAGCTGAATATGTACTGAAGCCTGCTCAACCAAGCGTAGCAACTCTTGATTTCATAGTTGATCGCAAACCGCAGGTACCAGATACTCACGATGAAAAACCAGTTCCGCCAGTTGATCCGCAGCCTGAGCCGGCACCGCAGCCTGAGCCGGCACCGCAGCCTGAGCCGGCACCGCAGCCTGAGCCGCCTGCCCGTCCACATGTCGATTGGCTACCGCTTGTTCCTGGGATAAATCTTGATCCAGTTTATTCTGATTCGGGGATGATTGAGAAAGCGTTGGCTGATGAGAGCGTTAAGCTTGACGGTCAATACACAGTGGAACGAGGCGAAAACGTTAAAGTCACTTTCGCTGGATTGGAAAAGAATGCGCAAGCACGTGTGTACTTGTATTCTGAACCAACAAAGATTGGTGATGTGACTGCCTCAGATAGTGGTAGCGCTGAATTTGATGTAAAGACAACTGATGCTCCGCTGGGAACGCACTATGTGGTTGCAACATCAAATGTTGCTGGCATGCATCAGCCATCATCTATTGTGCGAATTACCGTAGTTGAGTCACGTACAGACGGACATGGACAGCTCCCAAACCAGAATCAAGTTACATCGCAACACACGCAAGTTCTTGCAAAAACTGGTAGCTCGCTTACTTTTGTTGGAGTTATCTCGGTTACCTTGCTAGGTTTCGGAATGGCGATGATCCTGCTTCGTCGTCGTTACGAATCGTGA